From Oryza sativa Japonica Group chromosome 4, ASM3414082v1, one genomic window encodes:
- the LOC4337155 gene encoding protein MIZU-KUSSEI 1: MADHAVVVDDGGSRRMRPASLSSSSDAEDDDAGSKKQFLRAAGRALEAAPPVRRRPGRPSRPVRMFHTMCRSLPVLTPGCGRLQPAGAACRIAAPSRLSPSASLMSKLVASASTGAAGASRRRMTGTLFGYRDARIALSLQDNPRCQPTLVVELALPTHALLRDLGTTAGARIVLESEKRAADGGDGAGAGASSRREREQQDGWVLEESMWTMSCNGKKVGYAVRRDPTDDDIAVLETLWAVSMGGGVLPGISDMDGKDGEMAYMRGSFEHIIGSRNSESLYMISPHGGDCPELAVFFVRL; the protein is encoded by the coding sequence ATGGCCGATCACGCCGTGGTGGTGGACGACGGCGGTTCACGAAGGATGAGGCCGGCGtccctgtcgtcgtcgtcggacgccgaagacgacgacgccggcagcAAGAAGCAGTTCCTGCGGGCGGCGGGACGAGcgctggaggcggcgccgcccgtgCGGCGGAGGCCGGGGAGGCCGTCGCGGCCGGTGAGGATGTTCCACACCATGTGCCGGTCGCTCCCGGTGCTGACGCCGGGGTGCGGGCGGCTGCAGCCGGCCGGGGCGGCGTGCCGGATCGCGGCGCCGTCGCGGCTGTCCCCTTCCGCCTCCCTGATGTCGAAGCTCGTGGCGTCGGcctccaccggcgccgccggggcGTCGCGCCGGCGCATGACGGGGACGCTGTTCGGCTACCGCGACGCCCGCATCGCGCTGTCCCTGCAGGACAACCCGCGGTGCCAGCCGACGCTGGTGGTGGAGCTGGCGCTCCCGACGCACGCGCTGCTCCGCGACCTCGGCACCACCGCCGGCGCGCGCATCGTGCTGGAGAGCGAGAAgcgcgcggcggacggcggcgacggcgccggcgccggcgccagctCGAGGCGCGAGCGCGAGCAGCAGGACGGGTGGGTGCTCGAGGAGTCCATGTGGACCATGTCCTGCAACGGCAAGAAGGTGGGGTACGCGGTGCGGCGAGACCCGACCGACGACGACATCGCCGTGCTGGAGACTCTGTGGGCGGTGTccatgggcggcggcgtgctCCCCGGGATCTCGGACATGGACGGGAAAGACGGCGAGATGGCGTACATGCGTGGGAGCTTCGAGCACATCATCGGCTCCAGGAACTCGGAGTCGCTCTACATGATCAGCCCGCACGGCGGCGACTGCCCGGAGCTCGCCGTGTTCTTCGTGAGGCTATGA
- the LOC9267479 gene encoding uncharacterized protein, whose product MASYAAQLKDMFFGLVERVTGYGRGEDKDVAAGVDEPSKLASEEVAVSSEEVVIVQRNEIRSRGVDPSVSGGKQPGINAAGI is encoded by the exons ATGGCCAGCTACGCGGCGCAGCTCAAGGACATGTTCTTCGGCCTCGTCGAGCGCGTCACCGGCTACGGACGCGGCGAGGACAAGGACGTCGCTGCAG GTGTAGATGAGCCCAGCAAGTTGGCATCTGAAGAGGTTGCAGTAAGCAGCGAAGAGGTTGTGATTGTACAGCGCAATGAGATCAGATCAAGAGGCGTAGATCCCTCCGTGTCAGGCGGGAAACAGCCAGGGATCAATGCGGCCGGTATCTAG
- the LOC9269237 gene encoding stress enhanced protein 2, chloroplastic: MAAAARAIICEMAPQRGAAAAPAAPAQQKATTRRDGGKIMLQPRLCTLRSYGAGSGVVARRRVVEEEESGGGGAGSSPFFASLADYIESTRKSQDFETISGRLAMVAFATAVAVELTTGNSLFKKLDMQEIEEAAGVCLAVVAGAAAFAWVSSARTRIGQMFTLGCSAFVDSLIDNIVEALFSEGELQDWSDDV, translated from the exons atggcggcggcggcgcgcgcgatcATATGCGAGATGGCGCCGcagaggggggcggcggcggcgccggcggcgccggcgcagcaGAAGGCGACGACGAGACGGGACGGTGGGAAGATCATGCTCCAGCCACGCCTCTGCACGCTCCGGTCGTacggcgccggcagcggcgtggtggcgcggaggcgggtggtggaggaggaggagagcggcggcggcggcgcggggtccTCCCCGTTCTTCGCGTCGCTAGCCGACTACATCGAGAGCACCCGCAAGAGCCAGGACTTCGAGACCATCTCCGGCCGCCTCGCCATG GTGGCGTtcgcgacggcggtggcggtggagttGACGACGGGGAACTCGCTGTTCAAGAAGCTGGACATGCAGGAGATCGAGGAGGCGGCCGGGGTGTGCCTCGCcgtggtcgccggcgccgccgcgttcgcGTGGGTGTCCAGCGCGCGCACCAGGATCGGCCAGATGTTCACGCTGGGTTGCAGCGCCTTCGTCGACTCGCTCATCGACAACATCGTCGAGGCTCTCTTCTCCGAGGGCGAGCTGCAGGACTGGTCCGACGACGTATGA
- the LOC4337160 gene encoding uncharacterized protein, translating to MAIVAALVAPTANPHNPLRLIAAAPHRQWRRVAAAASSSAAPGVDLKALQAAIDKKDSEEVKQAMDQLKELGWAKRWSSQPYVSRRTTSLRELTTLGIKNAENLAIPSVRNDAAFLFTVVGSTGFLGVLAGQLPGDWGFFVPYLIGSISLIVLAIGSISPGLLQAAIGAFSTVFPDYQERIARHEAAHFLVAYLIGLPILGYSLDIGKEHVNLIDDQLQKLIYSGQLDQKEIDRLAVVSMAGLAAEGLEYDKVVGQSADLFTLQRFINRTKPPLTKDQQQNLTRWAVLFSASLLKNNKAAHEALMSAMSQKASVLGCIEAIENAS from the exons ATGGCGATCGTGGCCGCCCTCGTCGCGCCCACCGCGAACCCCCACAACCCACTCCGGCTCATCGCCGCGGCGCCGCACCGGCAATggcggcgcgtcgccgccgccgcctcctcctcggcggcgcccgGGGTTGACCTCAAGGCGCTCCAGGCCGCCATCGACAAG AAGGACAGCGAGGAAGTGAAGCAGGCGATGGACCAGCTGAAGGAGCTCGGGTGGGCCAAGCGGTGGAGCTCGCAGCCGTACGTGTCGCGCCGCACG ACATCTCTGCGAGAGCTCACCACGCTTGGGATAAAGAACGCTGAGAACCTGGCGATTCCGAGTGTCAGAAATGAT GCAGCATTTTTGTTCACTGTTGTTGGTTCAACCGGATTCTTAGGCGTTCTTGCAGGCCAGCTTCCTGGG GATTGGGGCTTTTTCGTTCCTTACTTGATTGGAAGCATCTCATTGATAGTATTGGCTATCGGAAGTATTTCTCCCGG TCTTCTGCAAGCAGCAATTGGTGCATTTTCAACTGTTTTTCCTGACTATCAGGAGAGAATTGCTAGGCATGAAGCTGCTCATTTTTTGG TTGCCTATTTGATTGGACTACCAATTCTGGGATATTCCTTGGACATTGGAAAGGAGCATGTTAACTTGATAGATGATCAATTGCAAAAGCTAATATACAGTGGCCAGCTTGATCAAAAGGAAATAGACAG GTTAGCTGTAGTGTCAATGGCAGGGCTCGCTGCTGAAGGTCTAGAATATGACAAAGTTGTCGGTCAATCGGCAGATCTTTTCACCCTTCAG AGATTCATAAACCGGACTAAGCCGCCATTAACCAAGGATCAGCAACAAAACCTTACAAGATGGGCA GTCCTATTTTCGGCATCACTTCTGAAGAACAATAAAGCAGCTCATGAAGCTCTCATGTCTGCCATGTCGCAGAAGGCCAGTGTCTTGGGCTGCATCGAAGCCATAGAGAATGCCTCTTGA